CGCGCTCGAGCTGGACGGTGTCGGCCGTGGGGAGAAGGACGCCGATGTCGCGGATGCCGTCCACGAGACCCTTTCCGTCGCGCGAGGCGGCGGCGATGAGCACGCGCCGGAGACCCCGACGGAGCCCCGGAGGCACCTCCCCCATCATCCCGAAGTCGATGAAGGTGAACCGCCACGCCGGGGTGTCGGCATCCGGGGTCGGAAGCGGGGTGACGAAGACATTGCCGGGGTGCGGGTCGGCGTGGAAGAAGCCGTCCTCGAAGAGCTGGTCGAACATCACCGCGGCGAACCGCGCCGCCACCTCGGACGGGTCGATGCCGGCGGCGCGCAGCGCGTCGACGTCGGTGATCTTGATGGCCGAGACGTCTTCGAGGGTCAGGACGCGCCGCGTCGTGCGCTCCCAGGCCACGGCGGGGACGGCGACCCTCGCGTCGTCGCCGAAATCGGCGGCGAAGCGCTCGGAGTTGGCCGCCTCGTGAAGGTAGTCGATCTCTTCGAGGCTTGTGACGGCGAACTCCTCGACGAGCGCGGGCATGTCGACGCGGTCCGATACGAGCGAGACCTTGCTGAGCCACCGACCGACCTTGCGCAGGGCGCGGAGGTCGACGTCGACGATGCGGTCGATCCCGGGACGCTGGATCTTGACGACGACCTCTCGCAGTCCGCTCTCCTCCGCCAGCGCGTCGGTGAGGGCCGCCCGGTGCGCCTGACCGAGCGAAGCGGCAGCGAGCGGTCGCTCGTCGACGAAAGCGAAGGCGCGGGTCAGCGGCATCCCGAGCTCGTCCTCGATGCGCTCGCGCATTCGTGCGAACGGCACCGCGGGAACCTCGTCCTGCAGGCCCTCGAGCTCTTTCGTGATGATGGGTGGGAGCACGTCCAGGCGCGACGACATGAACTGCCCGACCTTGATCATCAGACCGCCCAGGTCGACAGCCAGCACGTGGAAGCGCTGCGCGAGGCGCAGCAATCGCCGGGTGCGGCCCCGGGCGGAGATCCACCCGAGGCCGAACCGCGGCAGGAACAGCTCGTACCACCACGCCTGGACGAGATACCGCGCGGCGAACCGCGTGATGCGCCGGTAGCGGGCGCGCATGAGGGCGTCGTCGGTCAACGGGACTCCTGGATGCCGACGTGCCGGAGGCACGCGCCGGGGACGGGCAATCTCAGCCCTGAGCGAGGATGGCGTAGAGCTTGCGGCGAGCGTCGTCGAGGATCTCGACGGCCTGCGCGACCTGCTCCTTGTCACCCGTGCGCGCCACCTGCGCGGCGGCCTGGGCGAGCTCGACGCCCGCCTTCGGGAGGGCCGTCATACGTCCACCGTCGCGCGAACCCGCGGACTCCCACGGGGCGGTGCGCTCGGTGGTCTCTTCGCCGGCGGCCTCGCGGCCCTCGGCGGTCAGCGAGTAGGTCTTGCGGCCGTTGGACTCCTCGGACTGCACGAGCCCCTCGTCGGTCAGCAGCTGAAGCGTGGGGTACACCGAGCCGGGGCTCGGCTTCCAGGAGCCGCCGCTTCGCTCCTCGATCTCGCGGATGATCTGGTAGCCGTGCATCGGCTGCTCGAGAAGAAGGGAGAGGACGGCCGAGCGGACGTCACCCTTGTTCATGCGCGGTGCGCTGCTCGCCTTCTGCTCGAACTGCGTGCGCAGCTGCTCCACGGCCTCGAGGATGTTGGACATCGGCCAGCCGGGGGTGTTGTTGCCGCCGCGTCCGCCGAACGCGTCTCCCAGGAATGAACCACTCATGACGACCTCCTTGGCGCGGACCCGATTTGAGTCAGCGATACATAACGATATATCGCTATGCGAAGGGATGGGGCCGTCGGGCGGGAACTTCTCAGTACCAGTTCGTGGCCTGCGAGTGTCCCCAGGCGGCGCACGGCGTGCCGTATCCGCGGGAGATGTAGTCCAGACCCCACTTGATCTGCGTCGCCGCGTTCGTCGCCCAGTCGGATCCGAAGCTGGCCATCTTGTCGCCGGGGAGCGACTGCGGGATGCCGGTGGCACCGCTGGGGTTGTACGCCTGGTAGTTCCAGCCCGACTCCTTAGTCCACAGCGAGGAGAGGCAGGAGAACTGGTCGTCGCCCCAGCCGTACTGGTCGGCCGCGAGCTGGGCGGCGAAGGCCTTCGCTCCGTCGGGGGTGTTCACCCGGGCGAGCGCCGCGGCAGCCTCAGCCTCGCGCTGCGCCTCGGCGGCCGCCGCAGCCTCAGCCTGTCGCTGCGCCTCCGCCGCGGCATCCGCCGCCGCCTTGGCCGCGACGGCGTCGTTCAGGCTGCTGCGCAGGGTGGCGACGCGGTCGTTGACGCGCTGGGTCTCGACCTCGGCGTTCTGGCTCAGCGCCGGCAGAAGGACGGTCGGCAGAAGGTCGGATGCCGACAGGCGCTCGACCGCGTCGCTCAGGGCGGCGGTGTCGATGCTCGTGTCCCCCACAGCGAGCGGCAGTCCCGCCGTCGCGATGTCGGCCTGGACGGCGGAGGCGCCGGCGAGGGCGGACTGCGCGTCGGTGGTCGCGGAGTCGGCGGTCTGGGTCACGGCCTGGAGGGTCGGGGTCGAACCGAGAGTCGCGACGCTCATCGCGGCGGGTGCCGTGGTGGCGGCGGGCGCGCTGAAGGCGGAGGCCGAGGCATCCGGCATCGACAGCGGCGCGGCGACGGCGAGGCCGGTCGTGGCGACCATGCCGAGCGCGAGGCCGGCGCAGGTCATCGCCGTGGTAAGCGTGCGGCGGGCGCGATGAACGGGGAGGAGCTTGAGATCGGAACGCAGCAAGAGAGCACTTTCGTCGGGGGCGCGCTCTCGGGCAGAGCGCGGTCGCTGTGTCGTCGGGTCGACACAAGTCCCCGAGTGTGGGTGGCTGTTCTGAGCGTTATCTCTTCGTTACCTGGGAGGGTCGTGGGAGGAGCATGGCGCGCGGGAGCGGCTACGGCGGTCGAGCACAGGCGCGATCGGCCGCGGCGAACCCCTCGAGAACGCGAAGGAAAGAGGGCCTCCGACCAGGGCTTTTTTGATAAACCTTCAAGGCGGGGTTGAATACCGCTTCCTCGGGTCCCGTCGACGCCTTTCGGCGCCGCCGGGCCGGGCTGATCCGCGCCCAAGAAAAACCGCGGATCAGCCCGATTTCTCAGGCGCGGTGGTCGCGGTAGTAGGCGAGCAGCCCCGCCGTCGAGGCATCCTGAGCGGCCAACGCCTCATCGTCGCCCTCGATCGCGGGCGCGATCTGCAGGGCGAGCTGCTTGCCCAGCTCCACGCCCCACTGGTCGAAGGAGTTGATGCCCCAGATGGTGCCCTGCGTGAAGGTGATGTGCTCGTACAGCGCGATCAGCTGACCCAGCACCGCGGGGGTGAGGGAGGGGGCGAAGATCGACGTCGTCGGGCGGTTGCCGGGGAAGGTGCGGGCGGCGACGAGAGCGCCGGTCGTGCCCTCGGCCTCCACCTCTTCGGCCGTCTTGCCGAAAGCGAGGGCTTTGGTCTGCGCGAGGAAGTTGGCGAGGAACAGACCGTGCACGTCACGTCCGTCGTCGGCCAGCGGATACGCCGGGTTGACGAAGGCGATGAAGTCGGCGGGGATGAGACGAGTGCCCTGGTGGATCAGCTGGTAGAAGGCGTGCTGGCCGTTCGTGCCGGGCTCACCCCAGAACACCTCTCCGGTGTCGGTGGTGACGGGCGTGCCGTCCCACCGGACGGACTTGCCGTTGGACTCCATGGTGAGCTGCTGCAGGTATGCCGCGAAGCGGTGCAGCTGCTGGGCGTAGGGCAGCACTGCGTGCGACTGCGCACCGAGGAAGTTCGTGTACCAGACGTTCAGGAGTCCCATGAGGACAGGG
This portion of the Microbacterium testaceum StLB037 genome encodes:
- a CDS encoding PadR family transcriptional regulator — encoded protein: MSGSFLGDAFGGRGGNNTPGWPMSNILEAVEQLRTQFEQKASSAPRMNKGDVRSAVLSLLLEQPMHGYQIIREIEERSGGSWKPSPGSVYPTLQLLTDEGLVQSEESNGRKTYSLTAEGREAAGEETTERTAPWESAGSRDGGRMTALPKAGVELAQAAAQVARTGDKEQVAQAVEILDDARRKLYAILAQG
- a CDS encoding ABC1 kinase family protein, producing the protein MRARYRRITRFAARYLVQAWWYELFLPRFGLGWISARGRTRRLLRLAQRFHVLAVDLGGLMIKVGQFMSSRLDVLPPIITKELEGLQDEVPAVPFARMRERIEDELGMPLTRAFAFVDERPLAAASLGQAHRAALTDALAEESGLREVVVKIQRPGIDRIVDVDLRALRKVGRWLSKVSLVSDRVDMPALVEEFAVTSLEEIDYLHEAANSERFAADFGDDARVAVPAVAWERTTRRVLTLEDVSAIKITDVDALRAAGIDPSEVAARFAAVMFDQLFEDGFFHADPHPGNVFVTPLPTPDADTPAWRFTFIDFGMMGEVPPGLRRGLRRVLIAAASRDGKGLVDGIRDIGVLLPTADTVQLERAMTQLFSRFGGMGFAELQEVDPREFRAFAVEFGDVVRTLPFQLPENFLLIVRAMSLTSGMCSALDPSFNIWDAVEPYAQRLIREESGNTAQALVREVGAVAAVTARLPRRVDNLISRFEEGAVSVQTPRIERRLRDLERMIRRVVSAVLFTGLLLGGILLQPEEGFWGTILLIASVAPLSHALLAGIIARRNGA